The following are encoded in a window of Nocardia sp. BMG111209 genomic DNA:
- a CDS encoding DUF2334 domain-containing protein — MSGSQLIVSVSGIRDTTRAAAMSFATEMDRRGVPLSLLVAPRLKGKYRLVDDPATQEWLRARRTVGDAVVLHGYDQAATKSRRAEFADLPRHEARLRLMAADRVLEQVGLRTRLFAAPRWNVSEGALAALPEVGFRLALTLTSIHDLERQTVQRAWVHGIGEGFRAEPWWCHALVMSAVRTARRGGQLRLAVSAAQLSRSGPRQAMIDAVDLALFHAATPDVYRWDPFEIARAA, encoded by the coding sequence ATGAGCGGGTCGCAGTTGATCGTTTCGGTTTCCGGTATTCGTGACACCACACGAGCGGCGGCGATGTCCTTCGCCACGGAGATGGATCGCCGGGGCGTTCCGCTGTCGCTGCTGGTGGCCCCCCGGCTGAAGGGCAAATATCGCCTCGTCGACGATCCCGCCACCCAGGAATGGCTGCGGGCCCGGCGCACGGTCGGCGATGCCGTCGTCCTGCACGGCTACGACCAGGCGGCCACCAAGAGCCGCCGGGCCGAATTCGCCGATCTGCCCCGGCACGAGGCCCGGCTGCGGCTGATGGCCGCCGACCGGGTGCTGGAGCAGGTGGGCCTGCGCACCCGGCTGTTCGCGGCGCCGCGCTGGAACGTCTCCGAGGGTGCGCTCGCGGCGCTGCCGGAGGTCGGATTCCGCCTGGCGCTGACCCTCACCTCGATCCACGACCTGGAGCGGCAGACCGTGCAGCGGGCCTGGGTGCACGGGATCGGCGAGGGTTTCCGCGCCGAGCCGTGGTGGTGCCACGCCCTGGTGATGAGCGCGGTGCGGACCGCCCGCCGCGGCGGTCAGCTGCGCCTGGCCGTATCGGCCGCGCAGCTGAGCCGGTCCGGACCGCGGCAGGCCATGATCGACGCGGTCGACCTGGCCCTGTTCCACGCCGCCACGCCCGACGTGTACCGCTGGGACCCGTTCGAGATCGCGCGGGCCGCCTGA
- a CDS encoding S9 family peptidase has product MTPPVAKRVPAERLHHGDTVVDEYEWLRDKESPEVIAHLEAENAYTESRTAHQQALREAVFDEIKARTQETDLSVPTRMGDWWYYTRSFEGKQHGVHCRCPVADPDDWAPPALEADAEIPGEQVLLDSNILAEEHEFFSLGAFSISHDGTLLAFSTDVVGNERYLLRFKDLRTGEILADEIADIGGGATWSLDGTHLFYQTVDEAWRPDTVWRHRLGTPRDSDVVVHHEPDDRYWVGIGATHSEKYLMIWVHSKITSEARVLESDDPEGEFRVLLPRREGVEYYAEHAVIAGQDRFLFLHNDIVDGVKAENFVLAEAPADDPANQTVLIPHRDDVRLEDIDCFADHLVLSYRREALPRVAVWPLTSDASGVPGAGYGELRELEFGLELFSAGLGSNPEWAQPTLRIGLTSFITPMQVFDYVPATGELILRKEQQVLGGYDPNEYEQHRDWAVAEDGTRIPISIVRRRDRAGAGPGPVPALLYGYGSYEASIDPGFSVPRLSLLDRGMVYAVAHVRGGGEMGRLWYENGKTLTKKNTFTDFVACARHLIDTGVTTPDRLVADGGSAGGLLMGAVANIAPESFAGILTSVPFVDPLTSILDPSLPLTVIEWDEWGNPLADPEVYFYMKSYSPYENVTAQHYPAILATTGLNDTRVLYVEPAKWVARLRATATGDAPLLLKTEMSAGHGGVSGRYPKWKEIAFEYAWVLDLVGRGV; this is encoded by the coding sequence GTGACGCCCCCGGTGGCGAAGCGGGTACCCGCCGAGCGGTTACACCACGGCGACACGGTCGTCGACGAGTACGAATGGCTGCGCGACAAGGAAAGCCCCGAGGTCATCGCGCACCTAGAGGCGGAGAACGCGTACACCGAGTCGCGCACGGCCCATCAGCAGGCGCTGCGGGAGGCCGTCTTCGACGAGATCAAGGCGCGCACCCAGGAGACGGACCTCTCGGTCCCGACCCGGATGGGCGACTGGTGGTACTACACCCGCAGTTTCGAGGGCAAACAGCACGGCGTGCACTGCCGGTGCCCCGTGGCCGATCCGGACGACTGGGCGCCCCCGGCGCTCGAGGCCGACGCCGAGATTCCCGGTGAGCAGGTGCTGCTGGACAGCAACATCCTCGCCGAGGAGCACGAATTCTTCTCGCTGGGCGCCTTCTCCATCAGCCACGACGGCACGCTGCTGGCCTTCTCCACCGATGTCGTCGGCAACGAGCGGTATCTGCTGCGGTTCAAGGATCTGCGGACCGGGGAGATCCTGGCCGACGAGATCGCGGATATCGGCGGGGGCGCGACCTGGTCGCTGGACGGGACCCACCTCTTCTATCAGACCGTCGACGAGGCCTGGCGTCCGGATACGGTGTGGCGGCACCGCCTGGGCACCCCGAGGGACAGCGATGTCGTCGTCCATCACGAGCCCGACGACCGGTACTGGGTCGGCATCGGCGCCACGCACTCCGAGAAATATCTGATGATCTGGGTGCATTCGAAGATCACCAGCGAGGCCCGGGTGCTCGAATCCGACGACCCCGAGGGCGAATTCCGGGTGCTGCTGCCGCGCCGCGAGGGCGTGGAGTATTACGCCGAGCACGCCGTGATCGCCGGTCAGGACCGATTCCTGTTCCTGCACAACGACATCGTGGACGGGGTGAAGGCCGAGAACTTCGTGCTGGCCGAGGCGCCGGCGGACGATCCGGCGAATCAGACCGTCCTGATCCCGCACCGCGACGATGTGCGGCTGGAGGACATCGACTGCTTCGCCGACCATCTGGTGCTCTCCTACCGTCGCGAGGCGCTGCCGCGAGTCGCGGTGTGGCCGTTGACCTCCGACGCCTCGGGCGTGCCCGGCGCCGGATACGGGGAGTTGCGCGAGCTCGAGTTCGGCCTGGAGCTGTTCTCGGCGGGGCTGGGCTCGAATCCCGAATGGGCGCAACCGACCCTGCGCATCGGGCTGACCTCGTTCATCACCCCGATGCAGGTGTTCGACTACGTACCGGCCACCGGTGAACTGATCCTCCGCAAGGAACAGCAGGTGCTCGGCGGTTACGACCCGAACGAGTATGAGCAGCACCGGGATTGGGCGGTGGCCGAGGACGGCACCCGGATCCCGATCTCGATCGTCCGCCGCCGCGATCGGGCCGGCGCGGGCCCGGGTCCCGTCCCCGCACTGCTGTACGGCTACGGCTCCTACGAGGCGAGTATCGATCCGGGCTTCTCGGTGCCGCGCCTGTCGCTGCTGGACCGGGGCATGGTGTACGCGGTCGCGCACGTGCGCGGCGGCGGCGAGATGGGCCGGCTCTGGTACGAGAACGGCAAGACGCTCACGAAGAAGAACACCTTCACCGATTTCGTCGCCTGCGCCCGGCATCTGATCGATACCGGCGTCACCACCCCGGACCGCCTGGTCGCCGACGGCGGCAGCGCGGGCGGGCTGCTGATGGGTGCGGTCGCGAATATCGCGCCGGAGTCGTTCGCGGGAATCCTGACCAGCGTGCCGTTCGTGGACCCGCTCACCTCGATCCTCGATCCGTCGCTGCCGCTGACGGTCATCGAATGGGACGAGTGGGGAAATCCGCTGGCCGATCCCGAGGTGTACTTCTACATGAAGTCGTACTCGCCGTACGAGAACGTCACGGCCCAGCACTATCCCGCGATCCTGGCGACGACCGGCCTCAACGACACCCGGGTGCTGTACGTCGAACCCGCCAAGTGGGTGGCCCGGCTGCGTGCCACCGCGACCGGCGATGCCCCGCTGCTGTTGAAGACGGAGATGAGCGCCGGTCACGGCGGCGTCAGCGGCCGTTATCCGAAATGGAAGGAAATAGCGTTCGAATACGCGTGGGTGCTGGATCTCGTGGGGCGCGGCGTCTGA
- a CDS encoding DUF397 domain-containing protein has product MEAKNRDIDPDAVWHRSGGGTGGVEVTFLASGNVGLRDANNPGGAILVFTPAEWTAFVAGARDGEFNRPSA; this is encoded by the coding sequence GTGGAAGCGAAGAATCGCGATATCGACCCCGATGCCGTATGGCACCGCAGCGGCGGCGGGACCGGTGGCGTCGAGGTCACCTTCCTCGCCTCCGGCAACGTCGGCCTGCGCGACGCGAACAATCCCGGCGGCGCGATCCTCGTCTTCACTCCCGCCGAGTGGACGGCCTTCGTCGCCGGCGCCCGGGACGGGGAGTTCAACCGCCCCTCCGCCTGA